A genomic window from Lycium barbarum isolate Lr01 chromosome 4, ASM1917538v2, whole genome shotgun sequence includes:
- the LOC132634794 gene encoding mitochondrial inner membrane protein OXA1-like, which produces MAYWRSITTRAKLLYQQQRATPAFSYFHKDDDDCKSLEPIFGNSGIPSFSQSRCMVSASGVNSFIGSRNPYQDRRFCASALMNPMSYGSISTRNMSTDIGGGADKIEYMSDVAEVFADKAVEAVVSQAPAVNEVAIAAADCFFPVKALMYLMDYVHVFTGLEWWGSIIATSIIIRLLTLPFMINQLKATSKLTLIRPKLEEIKEEMQNKGHAPEAVAEGQQRMQEIMREYGVNSFTPLKGLLIQGPIFVSFFMAIRNMVDNVPSLKTGGAFWFTDLSTPDAMYILPVLTALTFWITVDCNAQEGLEGNPAAKTIKNVSQGFAGLTIPLTASFPKAIFCYWITSNLFSLSYGLVIKNHAVKKALGVPIIPASPPSKQKPGQPAVPFFEMREKYRAAQKHMAEQQHAAKQNAAASQQPALSSPPVEETS; this is translated from the exons ATGGCTTATTGGCGCAGCATAACAACGCGAGCGAAGCTTCTTTATCAGCAACAGAGAGCTACCCCTGCATTTTCTTACTTTCATAAGGATGATGATGATTGTAAAAGCCTGGAACCCATTTTTGGAAATTCAGGAATTCCCAGTTTTTCCCAATCCCGTTGCATGGTAAGTGCAAGTGGAGTTAACAGCTTCATTGGCTCAAGAAATCCATATCAAGACAGGAGGTTTTGTGCTTCAGCCCTTATGAATCCGATGAGTTATGGGTCCATTTCGACCCGGAATATGTCAACTGATATTGGTGGTGGAGCAGATAAAATAGAATACATGAGTGATGTTGCTGAAGTATTTGCTGATAAGGCTGTGGAGGCTGTAGTTTCTCAAGCTCCAGCTGTGAACGAGGTGGCAATTGCTGCTGCTGATTGTTTTTTTCCGGTGAAGGCACTGATGTATTTGATGGATTATGTTCATGTATTTACTGGGCTTGAATG GTGGGGATCCATAATTGCGACAAGTATTATTATTCGGTTGTTGACTCTTCCATTTATGATTAATCAGCTGAAGGCTACCTCAAAACTTACG CTTATAAGACCAAAGTTGGaagagattaaagaagagatGCAAAATAAG GGTCATGCGCCAGAGGCAGTTGCTGAAGGTCAACAAAGAATGCAAGAAATAATGAGGGA ATATGGAGTTAATTCATTCACTCCCTTAAAGGGACTACTAATACAAGGCCCGATCTTTGTCAGTTTTTTTATGGCT ATTAGGAACATGGTGGACAATGTGCCTTCTCTCAAAACGGGTGGAGCATTTTGGTTTACTGATCTAAGTACTCCAGATGCTATGTATATCCTTCCAGTTTTGACGGCTTTGACATTCTGGATAACGGTGGAT TGCAATGCTCAAGAAGGATTGGAGGGAAATCCTGCTGCTAAAACCATAAAAAATGTTTCACAGGGTTTTGCTGGGCTTACTATCCCATTAACTGCTAGTTTTCCTAAG GCGATATTTTGTTACTGGATAACCTCAAATCTTTTTTCACTCTCCTATGGTTTGG TGATAAAAAATCACGCGGTCAAGAAGGCACTGGGTGTTCCTATAATACCTGCCAGTCCTCCATCAAAACAAAAACCGGGGCAACCGGCGGTCCCTTTTTTCGAAATGCGTGAGAAATATAGAGCAGCACAAAAGCACATGGCAGAACAGCAGCATGCAGCAAAGCAGAACGCAGCAGCATCACAGCAACCGGCTTTATCGTCGCCTCCTGTGGAAGAAACATCATGA
- the LOC132634789 gene encoding RING-H2 finger protein ATL20-like, whose protein sequence is METTELKLMINIIIIIFFFLSFFTVSSVDVCNPTSCSEMGIGPEIRFPFRLKKRQPDRCGYHGFDLSCNERGQTIITLPSSGDFLVTDIDYSAQSIILYDPDFCLVNRLMDFNLTNSPFRAAYQRNYTIVRCTSDDWLSYPNYQVAIPLYCRGISSRNQAILAMPPSMYKQEKPISCKLVNPRVSVPLPLEDSQFWSPMEGLVLTWNEPRCRICENEGKLCGFKSDTGSDIACSNPPPSKGLPRGAKYGIIIGVGVPGLVCLIGIISFAFGKLKVYTFRRDLNTNLPTTINLQAAIPMTGLNRATIDSYPKIVLGESKRLPNPNDGTCPICLSDYMPKETLRTIPECNHYFHAECIDEWLKRNATCPLCRNTPNGSLHPCSSSTYLVSSSP, encoded by the exons ATGGAAACCACAGAGCTTAAGTTAATGattaacataatcataatcatcttctTTTTCCTTAGTTTTTTTACAGTTTCTTCAGTTGATGTTTGTAACCCAACATCATGTTCAGAAATGGGTATTGGACCGGAAATCCGGTTCCCTTTCCGGCTAAAAAAAAGGCAACCGGACCGTTGTGGTTATCACGGTTTTGATCTTTCGTGTAATGAAAGAGGCCAAACAATAATTACACTACCTTCTTCAGGTGATTTTTTAGTAACAGATATTGATTATAGTGCTCAATCTATAATCCTATATGATCCAGATTTTTGTCTAGTTAATAGACTCATGGATTTTAATCTCACAAATTCACCATTCAGAGCTGCTTATCAACGGAATTATACAATCGTCAG GTGTACTTCGGATGACTGGTTAagttatccaaattatcaggtgGCGATTCCGTTGTATTGCCGGGGCATTTCGAGCAGAAATCAGGCGATTTTAGCAATGCCGCCTAGTATGTATAAACAAGAAAAGCCAATTAGTTGCAAATTGGTGAATCCTAGGGTTTCAGTTCCATTGCCATTGGAAGATTCTCAGTTTTGGTCACCAATGGAGGGTCTTGTGTTAACTTGGAATGAACCACGTTGTAGAATTTGTGAAAATGAAGGGAAACTTTGTGGGTTTAAGAGTGATACTGGATCTGATATTGCTTGCTCAAATCCTCCTCCTTctaaag GACTTCCCAGGGGTGCCAAATATGGCATAATAATTGGAGTTGGAGTACCAGGTCTTGTATGTTTAATCGGGATAATAAGCTTTGCTTTTGGTAAACTTAAGGTTTATACCTTCCGTCGTGATTTGAACACCAATCTCCCAACCACCATTAATCTCCAAGCAGCAATACCAATGACAGGTCTTAATAGGGCAACCATCGATTCCTATCCCAAAATCGTGCTAGGGGAGAGCAAACGCCTTCCAAACCCCAACGATGGTACTTGTCCGATATGTCTATCAGACTACATGCCTAAAGAAACCTTAAGAACTATACCAGAATGCAACCATTATTTTCATGCTGAATGCATTGATGAATGGCTTAAGCGCAATGCTACTTGCCCCTTGTGTCGAAATACACCTAATGGTTCTCTACATCCTTGTTCATCATCAACTTATTTGGTCTCATCTTCTCCATAG